One region of Verrucomicrobiia bacterium genomic DNA includes:
- a CDS encoding UTP--glucose-1-phosphate uridylyltransferase has translation MQLSKAVITVAGKNQRNLPLQSLVDRDGVAKTALAIIIGEALSAGVEEIALVVAPGDTGVYQAAAGGHSGRLQFIEQPEPLGYGHAVWCAREFVGAQPFLLLVGDHLYVSATDAGCARQLVEVARIAEASVSAVQATHESKLPHYGAVGGRLVPSHPGWYEVSEVLEKPTPTEAEQRLVVPGLRAGHYLCFFGMHVLTPAVMDLLGTCIAGRAGTSSVHLSDALNMLARRERYLAFEARGRRYDIGARYGLLTAQLALALDGADREEVLSGLVDLLAQRAR, from the coding sequence ATGCAGCTGTCCAAGGCCGTGATCACCGTGGCGGGCAAGAACCAGCGGAACCTGCCGCTCCAGTCCCTGGTGGATCGTGACGGGGTGGCCAAGACGGCCCTGGCGATCATCATCGGAGAGGCGCTTTCCGCCGGCGTGGAGGAAATCGCGCTGGTGGTGGCGCCCGGGGATACCGGGGTGTACCAGGCCGCCGCCGGCGGGCATTCGGGACGATTGCAATTCATCGAGCAACCGGAACCGCTGGGCTACGGACACGCCGTCTGGTGCGCACGGGAGTTCGTTGGAGCGCAACCCTTCCTCCTGCTGGTTGGTGACCATCTGTATGTCAGCGCGACCGATGCCGGTTGCGCACGCCAGCTGGTGGAGGTGGCGCGGATCGCCGAGGCCTCCGTGTCCGCCGTCCAGGCCACCCACGAAAGCAAACTGCCGCATTACGGCGCGGTTGGCGGGCGCCTCGTCCCCTCGCATCCCGGGTGGTACGAGGTGTCGGAGGTGCTGGAAAAGCCGACCCCGACCGAAGCCGAGCAGCGACTGGTCGTGCCGGGGTTGCGGGCCGGTCATTACCTCTGCTTTTTTGGGATGCATGTGCTGACCCCGGCGGTGATGGATCTGCTGGGCACATGCATCGCCGGGCGGGCAGGCACCAGCAGCGTGCACCTTTCCGATGCCCTCAACATGCTGGCCCGGCGCGAGAGGTACCTCGCGTTCGAGGCCCGGGGACGGCGCTACGACATCGGCGCCCGATACGGGTTGCTCACCGCACAACTGGCGCTCGCGCTGGACGGGGCGGACCGCGAAGAGGTGCTGTCCGGGCTGGTGGATCTGCTGGCGCAACGCGCCCGCTGA
- a CDS encoding PQQ-like beta-propeller repeat protein, whose protein sequence is MLFRAALSLLLAPLAATGSDWPRFLGPTGDGVSPETGLITRIPESGPKVIFDRTVGTGYSAPSVGHGRLVLFHRIGNEEVVEALDPATGAAIWKRGYPTAYQDPFGYNNGPRCAPILTTERVVTFGAEGKLTALDPATGEILWQRDTARDFEVPEAFFGVGSTPLLEGNRLLVMVGGQPDSGVVAFDPESGRTLWQSVGRSNWEGQAMLGWPGEPPVRWGEWWKQASYASPVAATMHGRRLVFCLMRQGLVALDPTDGKVQFSRWFRARVEESVNAANPVLLGDDILISSAYYKSGSVSLRVAPDVTRFTENWKGLGLEMHWATPVLVDGHLYGFSGRNEPDASFRCVDFATGTVRWERDERWRAHTSSQPPVFGRGSCIVADGRLIALGEGGLVGMFQPDPNSCRELGRWQVPSLEYPCWAGPVLADGRLYLRGEKRLVCLSLRP, encoded by the coding sequence ATGCTGTTCCGGGCTGCCCTGTCGCTGTTGCTCGCCCCCTTAGCCGCCACCGGCTCGGACTGGCCTCGATTTCTAGGACCCACGGGTGATGGGGTCTCGCCCGAGACCGGCTTGATCACCCGCATCCCGGAGTCCGGCCCGAAGGTCATCTTCGACCGGACGGTGGGGACAGGCTATTCGGCCCCGTCCGTGGGTCACGGTCGGCTCGTCCTCTTTCACCGCATCGGCAACGAGGAAGTGGTGGAGGCGTTGGATCCGGCGACCGGCGCTGCGATTTGGAAACGCGGCTACCCAACCGCCTACCAGGATCCCTTCGGCTACAATAACGGACCCCGGTGTGCGCCGATCCTCACCACGGAACGCGTGGTGACTTTCGGGGCCGAGGGAAAGCTGACCGCACTCGACCCCGCCACCGGAGAAATCCTCTGGCAGCGGGACACCGCCAGGGATTTCGAAGTGCCGGAGGCGTTCTTTGGAGTGGGCTCAACGCCGTTGCTCGAAGGAAACCGCCTCCTCGTCATGGTCGGCGGGCAGCCGGATTCCGGGGTGGTGGCGTTTGATCCGGAGTCCGGCCGGACGCTTTGGCAGTCGGTCGGCCGCAGCAACTGGGAGGGTCAGGCCATGTTGGGGTGGCCCGGTGAACCCCCGGTGCGCTGGGGTGAGTGGTGGAAACAGGCCAGCTACGCCTCACCCGTCGCCGCCACGATGCACGGCAGGCGCCTGGTCTTCTGCCTGATGCGTCAGGGGCTCGTCGCCCTCGACCCGACCGATGGCAAGGTCCAGTTCTCCCGGTGGTTCCGCGCCCGGGTTGAGGAATCGGTCAACGCTGCCAATCCAGTCCTCCTGGGCGACGACATCCTCATCTCCAGCGCCTACTACAAATCCGGCTCCGTCTCGCTCCGCGTCGCGCCCGATGTCACCCGGTTCACGGAGAACTGGAAGGGGCTCGGTCTTGAAATGCACTGGGCAACCCCCGTCCTTGTGGACGGTCACCTGTACGGATTCAGCGGACGCAACGAGCCGGATGCCTCGTTCCGATGCGTGGACTTTGCCACCGGCACGGTGCGGTGGGAGCGCGACGAGCGGTGGCGTGCGCACACCTCCTCCCAGCCCCCGGTCTTCGGACGCGGCTCATGCATCGTGGCGGACGGACGGCTGATCGCCCTGGGAGAGGGCGGATTGGTGGGGATGTTTCAGCCGGATCCGAATTCCTGCCGCGAACTGGGTCGCTGGCAGGTGCCGTCTCTCGAATACCCCTGCTGGGCGGGACCCGTCCTGGCCGATGGACGGCTCTATCTGCGCGGTGAGAAGCGCCTCGTCTGCCTCAGCCTCCGGCCATGA
- a CDS encoding NIL domain-containing protein yields the protein MATSKRKAARFVPPQTSRLWLMFPAKLIKKPVIWELGHKFDVVTNVRQVSVADDIGIACLELEGAPAEVTAGVRWLRKLGVNVEPVELGTIES from the coding sequence ATGGCCACATCCAAACGCAAGGCGGCCCGGTTTGTCCCGCCACAGACCTCACGGCTCTGGTTGATGTTCCCGGCGAAGCTGATCAAAAAGCCGGTCATCTGGGAGCTGGGGCACAAGTTCGACGTGGTGACCAACGTGCGGCAGGTGAGTGTCGCGGATGACATCGGGATCGCCTGCCTGGAACTGGAGGGCGCTCCAGCCGAGGTCACCGCCGGGGTCCGCTGGCTGCGCAAGCTCGGGGTCAACGTCGAGCCCGTGGAGCTCGGGACGATCGAATCCTGA
- a CDS encoding prepilin-type N-terminal cleavage/methylation domain-containing protein: MRRQQLPASFRRNAFTLIELLVVIAIIAILAGMLLPSLGKAKGSAQRIACVNQVRQLGLASTLYAGDNGGDFPERNTGPRWPERLLAYYRTVKILACPSDIGRDASGGSSGNQPATGVRDPNLVGDSAPRTYIINGWNDFFAAEMGEAFNMNSIIGRTLKDTAIREPSETILFGEKLFGSGHYYMDFLEGLGNDVDVLNHSVHGAGTRGPKGGIGGGSNYAFTDGSVRYLRHGRSLGPINLWAVNERWRTNAINIGN, translated from the coding sequence ATGCGCCGCCAACAACTCCCCGCATCGTTCCGACGGAACGCCTTCACCCTGATCGAACTTCTGGTGGTCATCGCCATCATCGCGATCCTGGCGGGCATGTTGCTGCCGTCCCTCGGCAAGGCAAAAGGATCGGCCCAACGCATCGCCTGCGTGAACCAGGTCCGCCAGCTGGGTCTGGCCTCCACCCTGTATGCGGGTGACAACGGGGGCGACTTCCCGGAGCGCAACACCGGTCCCCGCTGGCCCGAGCGTTTGTTGGCCTACTACAGAACGGTCAAGATCCTCGCGTGCCCGAGTGACATCGGCAGGGACGCGTCCGGCGGGTCGTCGGGAAACCAGCCGGCGACCGGAGTTCGCGACCCGAACCTGGTCGGCGATTCCGCGCCGCGGACCTACATCATCAACGGGTGGAATGACTTTTTTGCGGCCGAGATGGGCGAGGCCTTCAACATGAACAGCATCATCGGTCGAACGCTCAAGGACACGGCCATTCGCGAGCCCAGCGAGACGATCCTCTTCGGGGAAAAGCTGTTTGGAAGCGGCCACTACTACATGGACTTCCTCGAGGGATTGGGAAATGACGTGGATGTCCTGAACCACAGCGTTCATGGCGCCGGGACCCGGGGACCCAAGGGTGGCATTGGCGGAGGGTCCAATTACGCATTTACGGATGGCAGCGTCCGCTACTTGCGCCATGGTCGCTCCCTGGGCCCCATCAATCTTTGGGCTGTCAACGAACGCTGGCGTACGAACGCCATCAATATCGGGAATTGA
- the rfaD gene encoding ADP-glyceromanno-heptose 6-epimerase: MRNILVTGGAGFIGSNIVRELQARFPEARLVVVDDFRSGDFRNLRGFTGDFVTADVSRLDWSRQFGDAIFDAIIHEASITDTTEHDARLQGHDNIEGFRRLLEFAAPHETPVVYASSAATYGICSGVQTEAQPSAPANIYAFTKVQLDNLAREHARRHPSWRIVGLRYFNVYGPGEAHKGAAASMVYQLFQQIRSGHRPRVFRAGEQHRDFVYVKDVVSLTLQALNAPRSDIYNCGSGCAISFNRVIALLNRALGTDLAPEYIENPFAFYQPHTEADMSKARQELGFVPEFPPESGIPDYVRSLCTS; encoded by the coding sequence GTGCGCAATATACTGGTCACCGGCGGTGCCGGTTTCATCGGTTCGAACATCGTCCGCGAGCTTCAGGCCCGGTTCCCGGAGGCGCGCCTGGTCGTGGTGGATGATTTTCGTTCCGGCGACTTCCGGAACCTCCGCGGATTCACCGGCGATTTTGTGACCGCCGATGTGTCGCGGCTCGACTGGTCCCGCCAATTTGGCGACGCCATCTTCGACGCCATCATTCACGAGGCGTCCATCACCGACACCACTGAACACGACGCACGCCTCCAGGGACACGACAACATCGAGGGCTTCCGGCGCCTGCTGGAATTCGCCGCGCCCCACGAAACCCCGGTGGTGTACGCCAGTTCGGCCGCCACCTACGGAATCTGCAGCGGTGTCCAGACTGAGGCCCAGCCCTCCGCCCCGGCCAACATCTACGCGTTCACCAAGGTCCAGCTCGACAACCTCGCCCGCGAGCACGCGCGCCGCCATCCGTCGTGGCGAATCGTCGGCCTCCGGTACTTCAACGTCTACGGCCCGGGTGAGGCCCACAAGGGCGCGGCGGCCAGCATGGTGTACCAGTTGTTCCAGCAGATCCGATCCGGACACCGCCCGCGCGTGTTCCGCGCCGGAGAGCAGCACCGGGACTTCGTTTATGTGAAGGACGTGGTGAGCCTCACGCTCCAGGCGCTCAATGCCCCACGGAGCGACATCTACAACTGCGGTTCCGGATGCGCGATCTCCTTCAACCGCGTCATCGCACTCCTCAACCGCGCGCTGGGCACCGACCTGGCGCCGGAATACATCGAGAACCCATTTGCCTTCTATCAACCGCACACGGAGGCGGACATGTCCAAAGCACGGCAGGAACTCGGATTCGTCCCCGAATTCCCGCCCGAGTCCGGCATCCCCGACTACGTCCGCAGCCTGTGCACCTCCTGA
- a CDS encoding threonine synthase, which produces MSSSSNGFMKALKCRECGHEYPLAATHVCEFDFGPLEVAYDYDRIRKVLSRDVIQSRAQTMWRYRELLPIAGEPTVGSEVGFTPLIRADRLARRLGIRELWIKNDAVNYPTLSFKDRVVSVALSRSVELGFRTVACASTGNLANSVAANAAAAGLQCFVFIPHDLEQGKVVNSLIYGAAVIGIRGHYDEVNRLCAEIAGKYPWAFVNVNMRPYYAEGSKSMGFEIQEQLGWRIPEHTVVCMASGSLLTKIHKSYQEFSKLGLVPTTPWKIHGAQATGCNPITLAHKAGLDFFKPQKPDTIAKSLAIGTPADGFYALRVMKETGGSGDDVTDDEIREGIRILAECEGIFAETAGGVTVGVARKLIASGRIPAASSAVLCITGNGLKTLDAVAGHVGAIRDIKPSLREFEALLARDAARTVSA; this is translated from the coding sequence ATGAGCAGCAGCAGCAATGGTTTCATGAAGGCGTTGAAGTGCCGCGAGTGCGGTCACGAGTACCCGCTCGCCGCCACGCATGTCTGCGAATTCGATTTCGGCCCACTGGAGGTGGCGTATGACTACGACCGGATCCGGAAGGTCCTGTCCCGGGACGTCATCCAGTCCCGCGCCCAAACGATGTGGCGCTACCGGGAACTTCTGCCCATCGCCGGCGAGCCGACGGTTGGCAGCGAGGTCGGCTTCACGCCGCTGATCCGCGCCGACCGCCTGGCGCGCCGCCTGGGCATCCGCGAGCTCTGGATCAAGAACGACGCGGTCAATTACCCGACCCTGTCCTTCAAGGACCGGGTGGTCAGCGTTGCGCTCAGCCGCTCGGTGGAGCTGGGGTTCCGCACGGTGGCCTGCGCCTCCACCGGCAACCTCGCCAATTCAGTGGCCGCCAATGCCGCCGCCGCCGGACTCCAGTGCTTCGTCTTCATCCCGCATGACCTCGAGCAGGGCAAGGTGGTCAACTCGCTGATCTACGGCGCCGCGGTCATCGGCATCCGCGGCCACTACGACGAGGTCAACCGCCTGTGCGCTGAGATTGCCGGCAAATACCCGTGGGCGTTCGTCAACGTCAACATGCGCCCCTACTACGCCGAGGGCTCCAAAAGCATGGGATTTGAGATCCAGGAACAGCTCGGATGGCGCATCCCGGAACACACCGTGGTGTGCATGGCGTCCGGGTCGCTGCTGACCAAGATCCACAAGAGCTACCAGGAATTCTCAAAGCTCGGACTGGTCCCAACGACGCCTTGGAAGATCCACGGCGCGCAGGCCACCGGCTGCAATCCCATCACCCTCGCCCACAAGGCCGGGCTCGACTTCTTCAAACCGCAGAAACCCGACACCATCGCCAAGTCGCTCGCGATTGGCACGCCCGCCGACGGCTTCTATGCGCTGCGCGTGATGAAGGAGACGGGCGGCTCGGGCGACGACGTCACCGACGACGAGATCCGCGAAGGCATCCGCATCCTTGCCGAGTGCGAGGGTATTTTCGCCGAGACCGCCGGCGGCGTCACCGTGGGCGTCGCCAGGAAGCTCATCGCCTCCGGACGGATCCCCGCAGCGTCCAGCGCGGTCCTGTGCATCACCGGCAACGGCCTCAAAACCCTGGATGCAGTGGCCGGCCACGTCGGGGCCATCCGGGACATCAAACCCAGCCTTCGAGAATTCGAGGCCCTGCTGGCGCGCGATGCCGCCCGCACGGTTTCCGCCTGA
- a CDS encoding SPFH domain-containing protein, with the protein MGLMDYLKTQLLDIIQWEDDSRDTLSWRFPDQDKEIKRGAQLIVRESQVAQFVYLGQFGDAFGPGKHTLVTDNIPILSTLKGWKYGFESPFKADVYFVNTRLFTGNKWGTQNPVMMRDADFGIVRLRAYGTYDFRVVEVQTFLREVAGTDHHFRLDEFSDTMRSRFVSVFSDVLASARVPALDVATRYSELGEALLPVLNPVMRERYGLELVSFIVENVSVPEEVEKAIDKRSSMAAVGNLNDYVKFQMAESLGKGDGAGGVAGSAAQLGAGLALGQQLAAAMAASQTSPTAAPAAGTPGTLPELLGPADAAQLLGVSEADVLEALGDGSLKGRKIGSQWRIPRTALEEFLKG; encoded by the coding sequence ATGGGTTTGATGGATTATCTAAAGACGCAGCTGCTCGACATCATCCAGTGGGAGGACGACTCCCGGGACACGTTGAGCTGGCGGTTCCCCGACCAGGACAAGGAGATCAAACGCGGCGCCCAGTTGATCGTGCGCGAATCCCAGGTCGCCCAGTTCGTGTACCTCGGCCAGTTCGGGGACGCCTTTGGTCCGGGCAAGCACACGCTGGTGACGGACAACATTCCCATCCTGTCCACGCTCAAGGGCTGGAAATACGGGTTCGAATCCCCCTTCAAGGCCGACGTGTACTTCGTGAACACCCGCCTGTTCACGGGCAACAAGTGGGGAACGCAGAACCCGGTGATGATGCGCGACGCCGATTTCGGGATCGTCCGCCTGAGGGCCTACGGGACGTACGACTTCCGGGTCGTGGAGGTGCAGACCTTCCTGCGGGAGGTCGCCGGGACCGACCACCATTTCCGTCTGGACGAGTTCTCCGACACGATGCGGTCGCGGTTCGTGAGCGTGTTTTCGGACGTGCTCGCCTCGGCGCGCGTTCCCGCGCTCGACGTGGCCACCCGTTACTCAGAGCTGGGTGAGGCGTTGCTGCCGGTCTTGAACCCGGTGATGCGGGAGCGTTACGGGCTCGAACTGGTGTCCTTCATCGTCGAGAACGTCAGCGTCCCCGAGGAGGTGGAGAAAGCGATTGACAAGCGATCCAGCATGGCGGCCGTGGGCAACCTGAACGACTACGTGAAGTTCCAGATGGCCGAATCGCTGGGCAAAGGTGACGGCGCCGGCGGGGTTGCCGGCAGCGCGGCCCAACTGGGCGCGGGTCTGGCGCTTGGACAACAACTGGCCGCAGCGATGGCGGCCTCTCAGACGTCGCCGACCGCCGCTCCCGCGGCGGGCACCCCAGGCACCCTGCCGGAACTGCTCGGACCTGCGGACGCCGCACAGTTGCTGGGTGTCTCCGAGGCCGATGTGCTGGAGGCGCTCGGGGACGGGTCGCTCAAAGGCCGAAAAATCGGCAGCCAGTGGCGCATCCCCAGGACGGCGCTCGAGGAATTCTTGAAGGGTTGA
- a CDS encoding RNA polymerase sigma factor has translation MAFSHDSRIAAAQAGDPQAAGELVSEHHERVFAYLRRLAGNDADAEDLTQRTFARVWTSLSRFSGHSSISSWIHGIAHHVLLDWLRSRRPCDAQTDAWWDQHPAPGPTPADTVAAADLSRVVFAAVDTLDADLKHPVHLHYYQGLTLQETAEALGVSTSTVKNRLRAALAAIHGALDRRPTVISQRIA, from the coding sequence ATGGCCTTTTCGCACGACTCCAGGATTGCCGCCGCGCAGGCTGGGGATCCCCAGGCTGCCGGGGAACTGGTCTCCGAGCATCACGAGCGGGTTTTCGCGTACCTGCGGCGGCTGGCGGGCAATGACGCTGATGCGGAGGACCTGACCCAGCGGACCTTTGCGCGGGTGTGGACCTCCCTCAGCCGCTTCTCGGGCCATTCGTCCATCAGTTCGTGGATCCACGGGATCGCGCATCACGTCCTCCTCGACTGGTTGCGATCCCGCAGGCCTTGTGACGCGCAGACCGATGCGTGGTGGGATCAACACCCGGCGCCCGGTCCCACACCTGCGGACACCGTGGCGGCCGCGGATCTTTCCCGCGTGGTGTTTGCGGCCGTGGACACCCTCGATGCGGACCTCAAGCATCCGGTTCACCTGCACTATTATCAGGGGCTCACCCTTCAAGAGACCGCTGAAGCGCTCGGGGTTTCCACGAGCACCGTCAAGAACCGCCTTCGCGCGGCCCTCGCCGCGATTCACGGCGCCCTCGACCGCCGCCCCACCGTGATTTCCCAACGCATTGCTTGA
- a CDS encoding MoaD/ThiS family protein, translated as MIRLLIPPTLRRLCGGEDTLQIPARTVGDLIGQLHTRYHGVRDRLCDEQGRLRGSVLVYVNDEDIRFLQAQGTPLKPGDEVSIIPAFAGG; from the coding sequence ATGATCCGACTCCTGATTCCCCCGACGCTCCGCCGGCTGTGCGGCGGCGAGGATACCCTCCAGATCCCCGCCCGAACCGTGGGCGACCTGATCGGCCAGCTGCACACCCGCTACCACGGGGTGCGCGACCGGTTGTGTGACGAACAGGGCCGCCTCCGTGGTTCCGTGCTGGTGTACGTCAACGACGAGGACATCCGCTTCCTCCAGGCCCAGGGCACGCCGCTCAAGCCGGGCGACGAGGTCAGCATCATCCCCGCCTTCGCCGGGGGCTGA
- a CDS encoding M20/M25/M40 family metallo-hydrolase, whose amino-acid sequence MIEPDALLSHLERRLPAALDLLRQMVGINSWTENPNGVDHVGRVTAEAFAPFGFSRQLVASADPAHGHHLLMTRPGSDQRTIAMVSHLDTVFPPEEEVRNHFRWSVEGSRAFGPGTHDIKGGTVMMWLVLDALQQLARPAFEATTWRLFWNAAEETLSPDFGDLCRSQLGPDTHAALVFEAEGRGPGVRRMVVGRKGRATWRVRVSGRGAHAGTQHARGANAIVQIARVVDRIAALSDADTDRTFNVGTIRGGAGLNRVPHFAEAEGEFRAFTPAAYAAGRSRFLSLGGPGDVISPVDGFPCTVEATIVNETRPWPRNPATDQLMTAFQAMGSVLGQSVEPEMRGGLSDGNHLWDHVPTLDGLGPSGDNDHCSERSPDGTKLPEYVDLDSFVPKAALNALAILRMLAPG is encoded by the coding sequence GTGATCGAACCGGATGCCCTGTTGAGCCACCTCGAACGTCGCCTTCCCGCCGCGCTGGACCTCCTCCGGCAAATGGTCGGGATCAACAGCTGGACGGAAAATCCGAACGGCGTGGACCACGTCGGACGAGTCACCGCGGAGGCGTTCGCACCGTTCGGCTTTTCCCGGCAGCTGGTTGCGTCCGCAGATCCCGCCCACGGACACCACCTGCTGATGACACGTCCGGGATCCGATCAGCGGACCATCGCCATGGTCTCGCATCTGGATACCGTGTTTCCGCCCGAGGAGGAGGTGCGCAACCACTTCCGTTGGAGCGTGGAGGGGTCCCGCGCCTTTGGTCCGGGAACCCACGACATCAAGGGCGGCACGGTGATGATGTGGTTGGTGCTCGATGCCCTCCAACAACTGGCCCGGCCGGCATTTGAGGCGACCACCTGGCGGTTGTTTTGGAATGCCGCCGAGGAGACGCTCTCTCCGGACTTTGGAGATCTGTGCCGGTCGCAACTGGGACCGGACACACACGCGGCGCTGGTATTTGAGGCCGAGGGACGGGGCCCTGGAGTCCGACGGATGGTGGTGGGCCGCAAGGGACGCGCCACGTGGCGGGTCCGGGTCTCCGGCCGCGGGGCCCATGCCGGCACCCAGCATGCGAGAGGCGCCAACGCCATTGTCCAGATCGCCCGCGTGGTGGACCGGATTGCCGCCCTCAGTGATGCCGACACCGATCGGACGTTCAACGTGGGAACGATCCGCGGCGGCGCGGGATTAAACCGCGTGCCGCACTTCGCGGAGGCCGAAGGCGAGTTCCGAGCGTTCACCCCGGCCGCCTATGCCGCCGGGCGATCACGATTCCTGAGCCTTGGAGGACCGGGAGACGTCATCAGCCCAGTGGATGGATTCCCGTGCACCGTTGAGGCGACCATTGTGAACGAGACCCGGCCGTGGCCCCGAAATCCGGCCACGGACCAGTTGATGACAGCGTTCCAAGCGATGGGAAGCGTCCTGGGCCAGTCGGTCGAACCCGAGATGCGTGGAGGGCTGAGCGATGGCAACCATCTTTGGGACCATGTCCCCACTTTGGACGGCCTCGGACCGTCCGGGGACAATGACCATTGCTCGGAACGAAGCCCGGATGGCACCAAGCTTCCCGAATACGTGGACCTTGATTCCTTCGTCCCGAAGGCCGCCCTCAACGCCCTCGCCATTCTTCGAATGCTCGCGCCGGGCTAG
- a CDS encoding sulfotransferase: MKFGPVRRDPRTFQGAADIIPGLGSDLPGLQQARALWQANRFDEALELFEQTARRHPQNLVALIDGSRALGARFEIRRAGVLLERLLKLGKSRPEILHLVGQSYRMIFRPELAEQCFEAVLKRTRKIPDTFLELAVLQERRHELAGARELVEECLRLVPGYAEARLMHARLIRRLGDEDTALRAFRELAMQESAHPAVRSLAWTEAAQCLDRREAYDEAMQALLAAKELMRPLEGPVLREATFVVEHLGRLADSLTADDFQRWSAAAREFPQHRTAVLTSFPRSGTTLLEQVLDSHSGVISSDEREAFARDIFPAMWLGPESPVPTVAALDAVPAARLRALRSRYLDYMEAALAEPIGGRIHLDKNPPLTLVLPGYLRLFPETKTVFALRDPRDVVISCFMQALPLNPNSVCFLTLERACQRYAGDLRVWHRLRDLIPSPWIEIRYEDTVTNLPHEARRALAFLGLPWEEGVLGYRERIRTRAVGSPSYEAVRQPLYTRAIGRWRHYERFLKPWLPILEPAVKAHGY; encoded by the coding sequence ATGAAATTCGGACCGGTTCGCCGCGATCCCCGGACGTTTCAAGGCGCCGCCGACATCATCCCGGGTCTCGGATCCGACCTGCCCGGGTTGCAACAGGCCCGGGCCCTGTGGCAGGCCAACCGCTTCGATGAGGCGTTGGAACTTTTTGAGCAGACCGCCCGGCGGCATCCGCAGAACCTGGTTGCCCTCATTGACGGCAGCAGGGCGCTCGGGGCGCGGTTCGAGATCCGCCGCGCCGGGGTGCTGCTGGAAAGGCTCCTGAAGTTGGGAAAGTCGCGTCCGGAGATCCTCCACCTTGTCGGGCAAAGCTACCGGATGATCTTTCGTCCGGAGCTGGCGGAGCAATGCTTCGAAGCGGTCCTGAAGCGCACCCGGAAGATCCCGGACACTTTCCTGGAGCTGGCGGTGCTCCAGGAGCGCCGTCACGAGCTGGCGGGTGCGCGCGAGCTGGTGGAGGAGTGTCTGCGCCTGGTGCCCGGCTATGCGGAGGCCCGGCTGATGCATGCGCGCCTGATCCGTCGGCTCGGCGACGAGGACACCGCCCTGCGGGCCTTCCGTGAGCTGGCGATGCAGGAGTCCGCACACCCGGCGGTGCGGTCCCTGGCATGGACTGAAGCCGCCCAGTGCCTCGATCGCCGTGAGGCCTATGACGAGGCCATGCAGGCGCTGCTGGCGGCCAAGGAGTTGATGCGCCCCCTGGAGGGGCCGGTCCTGCGGGAGGCCACATTCGTGGTGGAACATCTGGGCCGGCTTGCCGATTCGCTGACCGCGGACGACTTCCAACGCTGGTCTGCTGCGGCCCGGGAGTTCCCGCAGCACCGCACCGCCGTGCTGACCAGTTTTCCCCGGTCGGGGACCACCCTGCTGGAACAGGTCCTCGACAGTCATTCCGGCGTGATCAGCTCCGACGAACGCGAGGCCTTCGCGAGGGACATTTTTCCCGCCATGTGGCTTGGGCCCGAAAGCCCGGTCCCGACCGTCGCGGCCCTGGATGCCGTGCCGGCTGCGCGGCTCCGCGCGCTCCGGTCGCGATACCTCGACTACATGGAAGCCGCCCTGGCGGAGCCCATCGGCGGGCGGATCCACCTCGACAAGAACCCTCCGCTCACTTTGGTGCTCCCCGGTTACCTCAGGCTTTTCCCGGAGACGAAGACGGTGTTCGCCCTGAGGGATCCGAGGGATGTGGTGATCAGCTGCTTCATGCAGGCCCTGCCGTTGAACCCGAACAGCGTGTGCTTCCTCACGTTGGAACGGGCGTGCCAGCGCTATGCGGGCGACCTGAGGGTCTGGCATCGCCTGCGCGACTTGATCCCCTCACCCTGGATCGAGATCCGCTACGAGGACACGGTCACGAATCTGCCCCACGAAGCCCGGCGCGCGCTGGCGTTTCTTGGCCTGCCCTGGGAGGAGGGCGTGTTGGGCTACCGGGAGCGGATCCGGACGCGGGCCGTTGGCTCCCCGAGCTACGAGGCGGTCCGTCAGCCACTCTACACCCGCGCCATCGGGCGCTGGCGCCACTACGAGCGGTTCCTCAAGCCGTGGCTGCCCATCCTTGAGCCCGCCGTGAAGGCCCATGGATATTGA
- a CDS encoding MoaD/ThiS family protein — MPVTIRIPTPLRKLTLDHETVEVPPGTIGSAIAALQEAFPGIRERLVDDAGQVRRFVNIYVNEEDIRFLQNNDTPLKDGDEVSIIPAIAGG; from the coding sequence ATGCCCGTCACCATCCGAATCCCGACCCCGCTCCGCAAGCTGACCCTGGACCACGAGACGGTCGAGGTCCCGCCAGGCACCATCGGCTCCGCCATCGCGGCGCTGCAGGAGGCATTTCCCGGTATCCGGGAACGGCTTGTGGACGACGCCGGCCAGGTCCGGCGCTTCGTCAACATCTACGTCAACGAGGAGGACATCCGGTTCCTCCAGAACAACGACACGCCGCTGAAGGATGGCGACGAGGTCAGCATCATCCCCGCCATCGCCGGCGGTTGA